The following are encoded together in the Candidatus Methylomirabilis oxygeniifera genome:
- a CDS encoding protein of unknown function (Evidence 5 : No homology to any previously reported sequences) yields the protein MSRSTLKNFRKGLTHFLGTHSASRESERNNVITGCGCALFPSGQNYGDVLSRRNFSIPSPPLLEREQKRASPYLRSAALSGFGVNT from the coding sequence ATGTCGCGCAGTACGTTAAAGAACTTTCGGAAAGGTCTGACCCACTTTCTCGGGACGCATTCAGCCTCCCGAGAGAGCGAGCGCAACAACGTGATCACCGGATGCGGCTGCGCACTTTTTCCTTCTGGCCAGAATTACGGTGACGTATTGTCTCGACGTAACTTTTCAATCCCCTCTCCCCCGCTGCTGGAGAGGGAGCAGAAGCGAGCGTCACCGTACTTACGTTCCGCTGCACTCAGTGGGTTCGGGGTGAACACATGA
- a CDS encoding protein of unknown function (Evidence 5 : No homology to any previously reported sequences): MAQTGRWSTRLTDFCRRQGGDPPRRKRLSWPGLLGETGRGTTRATGVLGRIDIETGSLAKSPAGFGAYVVGNRTVIEYLINRARPFTAPSPSVGSVVSPDW, encoded by the coding sequence ATGGCTCAGACAGGTCGATGGTCCACAAGGCTCACGGATTTCTGTAGACGGCAGGGAGGTGATCCACCTCGCCGGAAGCGACTATCTTGGCCTGGCCTGCTGGGCGAGACCGGGCGCGGGACCACCAGAGCGACGGGCGTGCTGGGTCGGATCGACATCGAGACCGGAAGTCTCGCCAAGTCACCTGCCGGCTTTGGGGCCTATGTCGTCGGAAACCGCACCGTCATCGAATACCTGATCAACCGAGCCAGACCCTTCACCGCACCTAGCCCCTCTGTTGGTAGTGTGGTTTCACCTGATTGGTGA
- a CDS encoding protein of unknown function (Evidence 5 : No homology to any previously reported sequences) encodes MISAENMQVPDTRDVLHVRDGMVQSLQRELDSLKAEGLHRWLRQVDGPQGSRISVDGREVIHLAGSDYLGLACWARPGAGPPERRACWVGSTSRPEVSPSHLPALGPMSSETAPSSNT; translated from the coding sequence ATGATCTCTGCTGAGAACATGCAGGTGCCGGACACCCGTGACGTTCTACACGTACGCGATGGCATGGTTCAGTCGCTTCAGCGGGAACTGGACAGCCTGAAGGCCGAAGGCCTGCACCGATGGCTCAGACAGGTCGATGGTCCACAAGGCTCACGGATTTCTGTAGACGGCAGGGAGGTGATCCACCTCGCCGGAAGCGACTATCTTGGCCTGGCCTGCTGGGCGAGACCGGGCGCGGGACCACCAGAGCGACGGGCGTGCTGGGTCGGATCGACATCGAGACCGGAAGTCTCGCCAAGTCACCTGCCGGCTTTGGGGCCTATGTCGTCGGAAACCGCACCGTCATCGAATACCTGA